From Triticum urartu cultivar G1812 chromosome 2, Tu2.1, whole genome shotgun sequence, a single genomic window includes:
- the LOC125539935 gene encoding uncharacterized protein LOC125539935 — protein MVTRWSQKSPGLKILWIWTLGTAAIMITNVVRTRVNDMQMILREEDEAVGSGGGGTGGGPSGERVMRDDELN, from the exons ATGGTGACCAGGTGGAGCCAGAAGAGCCCCGGCCTCAAGATCCTGTGGATCTGGACACTGGGCACCGCCGCGA TCATGATCACGAACGTCGTCCGGACGCGCGTCAACGATATGCAGATGATCCTCCGGGAGGAAGACGAAGCCGTCGGCtctggcggcggcggcacgggcgGCGGGCCCTCCGGCGAGCGCGTCATGAGGGACGACGAGTTGAATTGA